A stretch of the Drosophila yakuba strain Tai18E2 unplaced genomic scaffold, Prin_Dyak_Tai18E2_2.1 Segkk2_quiver_pilon_scaf, whole genome shotgun sequence genome encodes the following:
- the LOC120322245 gene encoding uncharacterized protein LOC120322245 isoform X3, translated as MQALEEKALSQCKAILRKMKIAMQKQRNISMDVKDGTSEMSELFDVIENYRSSWKAAELERSKESRKAKENTSGNLLSETPVSTLKKRTATRPAAQEPSKKVRNTQTNDGFQTVTYKKGKKESNTKEADVRHSGAEKTKNKPSARTRTRPEAVLVRPAEGKSYAEVLCNLRKNLKPEDSDSNIQSVRKTKSGDMLLELSKRSKTDKLCDVIKDTLKECATAKTIKQLVKLEIRDIDSITQEDEIISAIREGIGDTSQEILIQLTGVNRSEQRRAFVTLPMRDASKILAEQRIKIGWTRCRVKRCLDIKRCFKCFGVGHVQNNCNGPDRRDLCIRCGESGHKMKTCTKAPRCCICASENRSDVGHLPGTANCSSVAKKESHEDSSS; from the exons ATGCAGGCGTTAGAAGAAAAGGCCTTATCGCAATGCAAAGCCATTCTAAGGAAAATGAAGATAGCAATGCAGAAGCAACGGAACATCAGTATGGACGTCAAGGATGGCACCTCAGAAATGAGTGAGCTCTTTGATGTCATAGAAAATTATCGATCGAGCTGGAAAGCTGCTGAACTAGAGCGCTCAAAGGAATCGAGGAAGGCCAAAGAAAATACATCCGGCAATTTATTGAGCGAAACACCAG TTTCGACACTGAAGAAGAGGACAGCCACTAGGCCGGCTGCGCAAGAGCCGAGCAAGAAG GTCCGAAATACGCAGACAAATGACGGATTTCAAACGGTCACATATAAGAAGgggaaaaaggaaagcaaCACTAAAGAAGCGGACGTAAGGCACAGTGGAGctgagaaaacaaaaaacaagccTAGCGCAAGAACGCGCACTCGCCCTGAAGCTGTGCTAGTCAGACCAGCAGAGGGAAAGAGCTATGCCGAGGTGTTGTGCAACCTGCGAAAAAACCTGAAACCAGAGGATTCCGACAGTAATATACAGTCGGTTAGAAAAACCAAGTCAGGTGATATGCTTTTAGAACTTTCAAAAAGAAGCAAAACGGACAAACTGTGCGATGTTATTAAGGATACACTCAAAGAGTGTGCTACAGCGAAGACCATAAAGCAATTAGTCAAACTGGAAATAAGAGATATCGACAGCATCACACAAGAGGATGAAATAATCTCAGCAATAAGAGAAGGAATAGGCGATACAAGCcaagaaattttaatacaaCTGACAGGAGTAAATAGGTCAGAACAAAGGCGAGCCTTTGTTACACTACCTATGAGGGACGCGTCAAAGATATTGGCGGAGCAGAGAATAAAAATAGGATGGACCCGCTGCCGGGTTAAGCGGTGTCTTGACATAAAGAGATGCTTTAAGTGTTTCGGGGTCGGACATGTGCAAAATAACTGCAACGGACCGGATAGGAGAGACCTCTGCATCAGATGTGGTGAAAGCGGACATAAAATGAAGACTTGCACAAAGGCACCCAGATGTTGTATCTGTGCATCGGAGAACAGGAGCGACGTTGGACACCTCCCTGGGACAGCGAACTGCTCTAGCGTAGCCAAAAAGGAAAGCCATGAAGATTCTTCAAGCTAA
- the LOC120322245 gene encoding uncharacterized protein LOC120322245 isoform X1 — MNNTQRNKNNEGDVFRKSGLMARTPDNNATTMTNPNDVDKGKTEAEGEITPHPPQPTALFTQTSTSCSPRQELIYKMQALEERALSQCKAILRKMKIAMQKQRNISMDVKDGTSEMSELFDVIENYRSSWKAAELERSKESRKAKENISGNLLSETPVSTLKKRTATRPAAQEPSKKVRNTQTNDGFQTVTYKKGKKESNTKEADVRHSGAEKTKNKPSARTRTRPEAVLVRPAEGKSYAEVLCNLRKNLKPEDSDSNIQSVRKTKSGDMLLELSKRSKTDKLCDVIKDTLKECATAKTIKQLVKLEIRDIDSITQEDEIISAIREGIGDTSQEILIQLTGVNRSEQRRAFVTLPMRDASKILAEQRIKIGWTRCRVKRCLDIKRCFKCFGVGHVQNNCNGPDRRDLCIRCGESGHKMKTCTKAPRCCICASENRSDVGHLPGTANCSSVAKKESHEDSSS, encoded by the exons ATGAACAACACACAACGAAACAAGAACAATGAAGGAGACGTATTCAGGAAGAGCGGCCTGATGGCAAGAACACCGGACAACAACGCGACGACGATGACCAACCCTAACGATGTGGACAAGGGCAAAACAGAGGCTGAAGGTGAAATAACCCCCCACCCGCCGCAACCGACTGCCCTGTTCACACAGACCTCGACGTCATGCTCCCCACGACAGGAGCTTATATATAAGATGCAGGCGTTAGAAGAAAGGGCCTTATCGCAATGCAAAGCCATTCTAAGGAAAATGAAGATAGCAATGCAGAAGCAACGGAATATCAGTATGGACGTCAAGGATGGCACCTCAGAAATGAGTGAGCTCTTTGATGTCATAGAAAATTATCGATCGAGCTGGAAAGCTGCTGAACTAGAGCGCTCAAAGGAATCGAGGAAGGCCAAAGAAAATATATCCGGCAATTTATTGAGCGAAACACCAGTTTCGACACTGAAGAAGAGGACAGCCACTAGGCCGGCTGCGCAAGAGCCGAGCAAGAAG GTCCGAAATACGCAGACAAATGACGGATTTCAAACGGTCACATATAAGAAGgggaaaaaggaaagcaaCACTAAAGAAGCGGACGTAAGGCACAGTGGAGctgagaaaacaaaaaacaagccTAGCGCAAGAACGCGCACTCGCCCTGAAGCTGTGCTAGTCAGACCAGCAGAGGGAAAGAGCTATGCCGAGGTGTTGTGCAACCTGCGAAAAAACCTGAAACCAGAGGATTCCGACAGTAATATACAGTCGGTTAGAAAAACCAAGTCAGGTGATATGCTTTTAGAACTTTCAAAAAGAAGCAAAACGGACAAACTGTGCGATGTTATTAAGGATACACTCAAAGAGTGTGCTACAGCGAAGACCATAAAGCAATTAGTCAAACTGGAAATAAGAGATATCGACAGCATCACACAAGAGGATGAAATAATCTCAGCAATAAGAGAAGGAATAGGCGATACAAGCcaagaaattttaatacaaCTGACAGGAGTAAATAGGTCAGAACAAAGGCGAGCCTTTGTTACACTACCTATGAGGGACGCGTCAAAGATATTGGCGGAGCAGAGAATAAAAATAGGATGGACCCGCTGCCGGGTTAAGCGGTGTCTTGACATAAAGAGATGCTTTAAGTGTTTCGGGGTCGGACATGTGCAAAATAACTGCAACGGACCGGATAGGAGAGACCTCTGCATCAGATGTGGTGAAAGCGGACATAAAATGAAGACTTGCACAAAGGCACCCAGATGTTGTATCTGTGCATCGGAGAACAGGAGCGACGTTGGACACCTCCCTGGGACAGCGAACTGCTCTAGCGTAGCCAAAAAGGAAAGCCATGAAGATTCTTCAAGCTAA
- the LOC120322245 gene encoding uncharacterized protein LOC120322245 isoform X2: MNNTQRNKNNEGDVFRKSGLMARTPDNNATTMTNPNDVDKGKTEAEGEITPHPPQPTALFTQTSTSCSPRQELIYKMQALEERALSQCKAILRKMKIAMQKQRNISMDVKDGTSEMSELFDVIENYRSSWKAAELERSKESRKAKENISGNLLSETPVSTLKKRTATRPAAQEPSKKVRNTQTNDGFQTVTYKKGKKESNTKEADVRHSGAEKTKNKPSARTRTRPEAVLVRPAEGKSYAEVLCNLRKNLKPEDSDSNIQSVRKTKSGDMLLELSKRSKTDKLCDVIKDTLKECATAKTIKQLVKLEIRDIDSITQEDEIISAIREGIGDTSQEILIQLTGVNRSEQRRAFVTLPMRDASKILAEQRIKIGWTRCRVKRCLDIKRCFKCFGVGHVQNNCNGPDRRDLCIRCGESGHKMKTCTKAPRCCICASENRSDVGHLPGTANCSSVAKKESHEDSSS; encoded by the coding sequence ATGAACAACACACAACGAAACAAGAACAATGAAGGAGACGTATTCAGGAAGAGCGGCCTGATGGCAAGAACACCGGACAACAACGCGACGACGATGACCAACCCTAACGATGTGGACAAGGGCAAAACAGAGGCTGAAGGTGAAATAACCCCCCACCCGCCGCAACCGACTGCCCTGTTCACACAGACCTCGACGTCATGCTCCCCACGACAGGAGCTTATATATAAGATGCAGGCGTTAGAAGAAAGGGCCTTATCGCAATGCAAAGCCATTCTAAGGAAAATGAAGATAGCAATGCAGAAGCAACGGAATATCAGTATGGACGTCAAGGATGGCACCTCAGAAATGAGTGAGCTCTTTGATGTCATAGAAAATTATCGATCGAGCTGGAAAGCTGCTGAACTAGAGCGCTCAAAGGAATCGAGGAAGGCCAAAGAAAATATATCCGGCAATTTATTGAGCGAAACACCAGTTTCGACACTGAAGAAGAGGACAGCCACTAGGCCGGCTGCGCAAGAGCCGAGCAAGAAGGTCCGAAATACGCAGACAAATGACGGATTTCAAACGGTCACATATAAGAAGgggaaaaaggaaagcaaCACTAAAGAAGCGGACGTAAGGCACAGTGGAGctgagaaaacaaaaaacaagccTAGCGCAAGAACGCGCACTCGCCCTGAAGCTGTGCTAGTCAGACCAGCAGAGGGAAAGAGCTATGCCGAGGTGTTGTGCAACCTGCGAAAAAACCTGAAACCAGAGGATTCCGACAGTAATATACAGTCGGTTAGAAAAACCAAGTCAGGTGATATGCTTTTAGAACTTTCAAAAAGAAGCAAAACGGACAAACTGTGCGATGTTATTAAGGATACACTCAAAGAGTGTGCTACAGCGAAGACCATAAAGCAATTAGTCAAACTGGAAATAAGAGATATCGACAGCATCACACAAGAGGATGAAATAATCTCAGCAATAAGAGAAGGAATAGGCGATACAAGCcaagaaattttaatacaaCTGACAGGAGTAAATAGGTCAGAACAAAGGCGAGCCTTTGTTACACTACCTATGAGGGACGCGTCAAAGATATTGGCGGAGCAGAGAATAAAAATAGGATGGACCCGCTGCCGGGTTAAGCGGTGTCTTGACATAAAGAGATGCTTTAAGTGTTTCGGGGTCGGACATGTGCAAAATAACTGCAACGGACCGGATAGGAGAGACCTCTGCATCAGATGTGGTGAAAGCGGACATAAAATGAAGACTTGCACAAAGGCACCCAGATGTTGTATCTGTGCATCGGAGAACAGGAGCGACGTTGGACACCTCCCTGGGACAGCGAACTGCTCTAGCGTAGCCAAAAAGGAAAGCCATGAAGATTCTTCAAGCTAA